One stretch of Acanthochromis polyacanthus isolate Apoly-LR-REF ecotype Palm Island chromosome 16, KAUST_Apoly_ChrSc, whole genome shotgun sequence DNA includes these proteins:
- the ylpm1 gene encoding YLP motif-containing protein 1 isoform X3, translated as MYPSWGNYSGPQAQNYGGPGPRKQPTTGNPGQPAVGFGGFDAPSGGGSLFSSLQEQHLQQMQQLQMLHQKQLQSVLHHGNNAAAFGGGLSGGFPGSPWHSEGSGQFDSSAAAQPYFKQDETQPGRVPPAPTQGGHQQPPPPPPQPHSAETKPAPPPPEPQPKPPESNGAAKPKETPKKEPSTTEGDKSLPLQEQQQLWYKQHLQNLQKLKQEKAKQNQKGGDGSAGQTAAPLPPSEPPKNAPPPPPPKEEPPAPPPPPEEARPEVPKDPEEAARLQQLQAAAAQWQQVQQQRAGLQYQALMQQHEKLQQILEKYQQLIQQPANLQSMSAEMQLRHYEMQQQQFIPLFQDWDHCFVLWYEQFQTYPHKDQLQDYEHQWKQWQEQMNATNAHLQERVATLTAVVPFSSSQYNSGMMGQFGQYPGQDMQRQQQSVNPGVQQSPGASGPRPQGSQPTGFGTHSESPAGPTVRPSGPTGTGVRPPGPPVVQPTSFNSIRGPRPNNPRFDQPQQGFDAPPRFDQPQQRFDGPQRFDKPQQRFEGPPRFDKPQQRFDGPPRFDKPQQRFDGPARFDQPQQRFDGPARFDQPQQRFEGPTRFDTPRNRFDGPPRFDQPRQRFDGPPRFDQPRFGQQPRFETTRHPGPSPRFERPPVPQQGPQPKTEQGSQQPASVESKTQGKSTAHSQSEKEKGELEPINKTNTEDMTDDNLLVNEGFFVQSDPIPQTLKTSATPLESDSKNTSDNSEKAKPVNSKPSVAATSNVVSKSPAQNPPKPDGPVSSSKPPMIPKPSGIKPEPQGPGQVQSRPEPLRPTPSRGRGQPPMPAQVHGRGRGLRAGGEFGGSNTGPVGEKIGEMPYDYEGTEENMGMPEEQEDYHWEDPSYEEFGGEESEAPPEEMWMPEEHHFPEEEYYEEPIGGLHIGRGGHPMMRGGPPMMRGGPPVGRGGHPMGRGGPPMGRGGPPMGRGGPPMGRGGPPMGRGGPPMGRGGPPMGRGGPPMGRGGPSVGRGGAPMGRGEPMDRHWEEPESAEYSEEGDPYWRERRPPMRGMRPPFPPGRGRPPRGHPGFMHPGHGRLPHPPHGPIDHEALGHGMDTDETKMDPSMHPMYHGHDPHGHPVHPEAGRGRRRVPPPPHERMDPTEEPFYDEGREQEVGWQPPHARGPPPPPHELMDRGGIRRRPMGRGMARGMWRPGPRHEEYEEGYNEGYAVDYDHGEDGYRWRLQEDYPSDDYHDGKYYESEWDRERPPPERDYPPHMPPQEPFRDGRWQEERERGHQYSYEEHDRGRGELRIREYRDEPPYRLDESPYPVPSDWERPSRLPPPPDRRYPPDYQDPRARYEEPREERPLDLPHAPPAAPVTNLPESSAEPAPQGPGANVLALSQRQHEIILKAAQELKLIRELQEAKTPGTESQPATTDILPELPTGLLNLEIPQDVRNVLKGMSAAQTTATEPVPWESKPTTNYHPSLPSASIPPMIPKTVDYGHGHEPGTTVERISYGERIVLRPDPMTSDRGYEKEPLRLRDPYSRDPYYERRLDPYMDRREYSRERELYREKPEYERERFERERYPTPRDRDDSTQAMVEERSPLAPPLRSGYRERDRDVRERDRSGSRDPDEHYGRPAYDRPPYERAGLDRSGPDRFGHSSSPYMDRRSFPEERGPQTAPPLPPPPQPPPKVEKKPEIKNIDDILKPPGRMSRPERIVIIMRGLPGSGKSHVAKLIRDKEVDCGGAPPRVLVLDDYFMTEVEKVEKDPDTGKRVKTKGLEYEYEPEMEDTYRNSMLKTFKKTLDDGFFPFIILDTINDRVKHFDQFWSAAKTKGFEVYLAEITADTQTCAKRNVHGRTLKDILKMSNNWESSPRHMVRLDVRSLLQDAAIEEVEMEDFNPDDEPQEPKREEEEEGDMGYIPKSKWEMDTSEAKLDKLDGLSGGGKRKREDMAGLEDYLQLPDDYATRMSEPGKKRVRWADLEEQKDADRKRAIGFVVGQTDWERITDESGQLAQRALNRTKYF; from the exons GAGCAACAACAGCTGTGGTACAAACAGCATCTTCAGAATCTCCAGAAATTGAAGCAAGAGAAAGCCAAACAGAATCAGAAGGGTGGTGATGGTTCTGCAGGCCAAACAGCAGCTCCTCTcccaccatcagaaccaccaaaAAATGCACCTCCTCCACCGCCTCCTAAAGAAGAACCCCCagcaccacctccaccacccgAAGAAGCACGG CCTGAAGTCCCAAAAGATCCAGAAGAAGCTGCCCGCCTCCAGCAGTTACAGGCTGCAGCAGCACAGTGGCAGcaggtgcagcagcagagagcaggCTTACAATACCAGGCTCTCATGCAACAACATGAAAAGCTTCAGCAGATCTTGGAAAAATATCAACAGCTGATTCAACAACCTGCAAACCTACAG TCAATGTCTGCTGAAATGCAGCTGAGGCACTATGAAATGCAGCAACAGCAGTTCATCCCTTTATTCCAAGACTGGGATCACTGCTTCGTCTTGTGGTATGAACAGTTCCAGACCTATCCCCACAAAGACCAACTGCAGGACTATGAGCACCAGTGGAAACAGTGGCAGGAGCAAATGAACGCCACCAACGCCCACCTGCAAGAAAGAGTGGCAACTCTTACTGCCGTGGTGCCATTTTCCTCAAGCCAGTACAACAGTGGGATGATGGGACAGTTTGGCCAGTACCCTGGACAGGACATGCAAAGGCAGCAGCAATCAGTAAATCCAGGTGTACAGCAGTCCCCAGGTGCTAGTGGACCGAGGCCTCAAGGTTCACAGCCTACTGGCTTTGGGACACATTCAGAATCACCTGCTGGACCCACTGTGCGACCAAGTGGCCCTACTGGCACTGGAGTCAGACCTCCAGGTCCCCCAGTTGTTCAGCCAACAAGCTTCAACAGCATTAGAGGTCCACG GCCAAACAACCCCAGATTTGACCAGCCGCAGCAAGGTTTTGATGCTCCCCCAAGGTTCGACCAACCACAGCAGCGTTTTGATGGTCCCCAGAGATTTGACAAACCACAGCAGCGCTTTGAAGGTCCTCCAAGGTTTGACAAACCACAGCAGCGCTTTGATGGCCCTCCAAGGTTTGACAAACCACAGCAGCGCTTTGATGGCCCTGCTCGGTTTGACCAGCCACAGCAACGCTTTGATGGACCTGCTCGGTTTGACCAGCCACAGCAGCGTTTTGAGGGTCCCACTCGATTTGACACACCTAGGAATCGGTTCGATGGTCCCCCCAGATTTGACCAACCAAGGCAACGCTTTGATGGACCCCCCAGATTTGACCAACCTCGATTTGGTCAGCAGCCTCGGTTTGAGACTACAAGGCACCCTGGCCCTTCACCTCGTTTTGAACGTCCACCTGTGCCACAGCAAGGTCCCCAACCTAAGACAGAACAAGGCAGTCAGCAGCCTGCTAGTGTAGAGTCCAAGACCCAGGGGAAGTCAACAGCTCATTCAcagtctgaaaaagaaaaaggtgaaTTAGAACCCATTAATAAGACCAATACTGAAGACATGACAGATGACAACTTGCTTGTAAATGAGGGCttttttgtccaaagtgacccCATTCCTCAGACATTAAAAACAAGCGCTACACCTCTGGAATCAGATAGCAAAAACACTTCTGATAATAGTGAAAAAGCCAAACCTGTTAATAGCAAACCTTCTGTAGCTGCTACTTCCAATGTGGTCTCAAAAAGTCCTGCACAAAATCCTCCCAAACCGGATGGGCCAGTGTCAAGCAGCAAGCCACCAATGATTCCAAAACCTTCTGGAATCAAACCAGAGCCACAAGGTCCTGGCCAGGTGCAGTCACGACCAGAGCCTCTAAGGCCTACCCCTAGTAGGGGGCGAGGCCAGCCTCCCATGCCTGCCCAAGTACATGGTCGTGGACGTGGGTTAAGGGCCGGTGGAGAGTTTGGGGGATCAAACACTGGGCCTGTTGGGGAGAAGATAGGAGAAATGCCTTATGACTATGAGGGAACTGAAGAGAACATGGGGATGCCAGAAGAGCAAGAAGACTATCACTGGGAAGACCCTTCATATGAGGAGTTTGGCGGTGAGGAATCAGAGGCTCCCCCTGAAGAAATGTGGATGCCAGAAGAACATCACTTCCCAGAGGAAGAGTATTATGAAGAACCAATAGGAGGGCTCCACATCGGTAGGGGTGGACACCCAATGATGAGAGGTGGACCCCCAATGATGAGAGGAGGTCCACCTGTAGGTAGAGGTGGTCATCCCATGGGAAGAGGAGGGCCGCCTATGGGTAGAGGGGGACCACCTATGGGAAGAGGAGGTCCACCCATGGGTAGAGGGGGACCACCTATGGGGCGAGGAGGGCCACCCATGGGTAGGGGAGGACCACCTATGGGTAGAGGAGGGCCCCCTATGGGAAGAGGAGGTCCATCTGTAGGAAGAGGAGGAGCGCCCATGGGAAGAGGAGAGCCAATGGACAGACATTGGGAGGAGCCAGAGTCAGCTGAGTACTCGGAGGAGGGAGACCCTTACTGGAGAGAAAGGAGACCTCCAATGAGAGGTATGAGACCCCCATTTCCACCAGGCCGGGGTCGTCCCCCACGTGGCCACCCTGGTTTCATGCATCCAGGACACGGCCGTCTCCCTCACCCTCCACATGGACCAATAGATCATGAGGCATTAGGCCATGGAATGGAcactgatgagaccaaaatggaTCCATCAATGCACCCTATGTACCATGGCCACGACCCTCATGGCCATCCAGTGCATCCGGAGGCAGGAAGAGGCAGACGTCGTGTACCACCACCGCCTCATGAAAGGATGGATCCTACGGAAGAGCCATTTTATGATGAAGGAAGGGAGCAAGAAGTAGGTTGGCAACCACCACATGCCAGAGgccctccaccacctccacatgAGCTAATGGACAGAGGAGGAATAAGGAGGAGACCTATGGGTCGAGGAATGGCACGGGGGATGTGGCGACCAGGTCCAAGACATGAGGAGTATGAAGAAGGATATAACGAGGGTTACGCTGTGGATTATGATCATGGGGAAGATGGGTATCGCTGGCGGCTACAAGAGGACTATCCTTCTGATGACTATCATGATGGTAAATACTATGAGTCTGAGTGGGACAGAGAACGTCCTCCTCCTGAGAGGGACTACCCTCCCCACATGCCACCACAAGAGCCCTTTAGGGATGGCCGTTGGcaagaggaaagagaaagaggtCATCAGTATTCATATGAAGAGCATGACAGGGGACGAGGAGAACTCAGGATTCGTGAATACAGAGATGAGCCACCATACCGACTGGACGAATCCCCATACCCAGTTCCTTCAGACTGGGAAAGGCCTTCCAGGCTTCCTCCGCCACCAGATAGAAGGTATCCTCCTGACTATCAAGATCCCAGAGCTCGCTATGAGGAGCCTAGAGAAGAACGTCCTTTAGATTTGCCACATGCACCACCTGCTGCACCTGTCACAAATTTGCCTGAAAGCTCAGCTGAACCAGCGCCCCAAGGACCAGGAGCAAATGTTCTTGCCCTATCCCAGCGTCAGCATGAGATCATCCTGAAAGCTGCTCAAGAGCTTAAACTAATAAG AGAATTGCAGGAGGCAAAGACGCCTGGTACTGAATCTCAGCCTGCGACAACTGATATTCTGCCAGAACTGCCTACTGGTCTTCTTAATTTGGAGATCCCACAAGACGTCAGGAATGTTCTGAAG GGTATGAGTGCAGCACAGACAACTGCAACTGAACCTGTGCCTTGGGAAAGCAAACCTACAACAAATTACCATCCATCTCTCCCTTCTGCATCCATACCTCCAATGATTCCAAAGACTGTTGATTATGGGCATGGGCACG AGCCGGGAACCACTGTTGAGCGGATCTCTTATGGTGAGAGAATTGTGTTGAGGCCTGATCCAATGACATCAGACCGAGGCTATGAAAAAG AACCTCTTCGTCTCAGAGATCCTTACAGCAGAGACCCGTACTATGAAAGGCGATTGGACCCCTACATGGACCGCCGGGAgtacagcagagagagagaattaTACAGAGAAAAGCCTGAATATGAAAGAGAAAGATTTGAGAGGGAGCGCTACCCAACCCCAAGAGATAGAGATGACAG CACACAGGCCATGGTTGAAGAAAG ATCTCCACTGGCGCCTCCTCTCCGCTCAGGATACCGAGAGAGAGACCGGGATGTTCGAGAGAGGGACCGAAGTGGCAGCCGTGATCCAGATGAACATTATGGAAGGCCTGCCTACGATAGACCTCCGTATGAACGCGCTGGACTTGACCGCAGTGGGCCTGATCGTTTCGGCCATAGTTCCTCACCTTACA TGGATAGAAGAAGTTTTCCAGAGGAAAGAGGGCCTCAGACTGCACCACCTCTCCCACCTCCACCACAGCCGCCTCCAAAAGTCGAGAAGAAGCCAGAAATCAAGAACATCGACGATATCCTTAAACCTCCTGGCAGAATGTCTCGGCCTGAACGG ATTGTCATCATAATGAGAGGACTTCCAGGGAGTGGAAAGAGTCACGTTGCAAAGCTCATACGG GACAAGGAAGTGGATTGTGGTGGTGCACCTCCAAGAGTCCTTGTTTTGGATGACTATTTCATGACGGAGGTTGAGAAAGTTGAGAAAGACCCAGACACTGGCAAGAGAGTCAAAACCAAG GGTCTTGAGTACGAGTATGAGCCAGAGATGGAGGATACCTACCGGAACAGCATGcttaaaacttttaagaaaacCCTGGATGACGGCTTTTTCCCCTTCATCATTTTAGACACTATTAATGACAGGGTTAAACACTTTGATCAGTTCTGGAGTGCGGCTAAAACTAAAGGCTTTGAG GTGTATCTGGCTGAAATCACGGCAGACACTCAGACTTGCGCAAAGAGGAATGTCCATGGACGCACGCTGAAGGATATACTGAAG ATGTCCAACAACTGGGAGTCTTCGCCACGACATATGGTGCGCTTGGATGTCCGGTCCCTGCTTCAGGATGCTGCTATAGAGGAG gttgaaATGGAAGACTTCAATCCTGATGACGAGCCCCAGGAGCCcaagagagaagaggaagaagagggggaTATG GGCTACATTCCAAAAAGCAAATGGGAGATGGACACATCCGAGGCCAAACTTG ACAAGCTGGACGGTCTGAGCGGTGGAGGGAAGAGGAAGCGTGAAGACATGGCAGGCCTGGAGGACTACCTTCAGCTGCCGGACGACTATGCCACACGCATGTCTGAACCGGGGAAGAAAAGG GTTCGATGGGCTGATCTTGAAGAGCAAAAGGATGCAGATCGAAAGCGAGCTATTGGTTTTGTGGTGGGTCAAACGGACTGGGAAAGGATCACAGACGAGAGCGGCCAGCTGGCACAAAGAGCTCTCAACCGCACCAAGTATTTCTAA